In the Microcebus murinus isolate Inina chromosome 14, M.murinus_Inina_mat1.0, whole genome shotgun sequence genome, one interval contains:
- the LOC142875592 gene encoding leucine-rich repeat-containing protein 18 has product MAKGTKAPKGKKITLSVAKNCIKVTFDGRKRLDLSKMGITTFPKCILRLNDVDELDLSRNLIRKIPESISKFQNLRWLDLHSNYIDKLPESIGQMTGLLLLNVSNNKLTSNGLPVELNQLKNLRTINLGLNHLDSVPTTLGALKELHEVGLHDNLISSIPVSISKLPKLKKLNTKRNPFPKPEESEAFIDSIKRLENLYLVEEKDLCAGCLRKCQVARDKLNKIKNTALTAPKKAIFSSLVSPNSMAKESQEDWR; this is encoded by the coding sequence ATGGCCAAAGGCACGAAAGCCCCCAAGGGCAAGAAGATCACCCTCAGTGTGGCCAAGAACTGCATCAAAGTCACATTCGATGGGAGAAAACGACTTGACTTGAGCAAGATGGGAATCACCACCTTCCCTAAGTGTATTCTGCGGCTCAATGATGTGGACGAGCTCGACCTCAGCCGGAACTTGATCAGGAAGATCCCTGAATCCATCTCCAAGTTCCAGAACCTCCGGTGGCTGGACCTGCACAGCAACTACATCGACAAGCTGCCCGAGTCCATCGGCCAGATGACCGGCCTGCTCCTCCTCAACGTCAGCAACAACAAGCTGACCTCCAACGGCCTGCCCGTGGAGCTGAACCAGCTCAAGAACCTCCGCACCATAAACCTGGGCTTGAACCACCTGGACAGCGTGCCCACCACGCTGGGCGCCCTGAAGGAGCTGCACGAGGTGGGGCTCCACGACAACCTGATCAGCAGCATCCCTGTGAGCATCTCCAAACTCCCCAAGCTGAAAAAGCTCAACACAAAGCGGAACCCCTTTCCAAAGCCGGAGGAGTCGGAAGCATTCATAGATTCCATCAAAAGGCTGGAGAACCTATACCTGGTGGAGGAGAAGGATCTGTGTGCGGGCTGCCTGAGAAAATGCCAAGTTGCCCGGGACAAGCTGAATAAGATCAAGAACACGGCCTTGACAGCACCGAAAAAGGCCATCTTTTCCAGCCTGGTCTCACCCAACTCCATGGCCAAGGAATCCCAGGAAGACTGGAGGTGA